CTATAGGTAACAACTTTTTTGGCTTGAGAACATATCCCGATTTGAAACTCCCATCAGCTTGATGATCCAATATTTGAAACATGGCCAGATTGAGTTGTTGTCCAATATCATTCGTTTGCCAATTTGTGGCTACCATTTGCACTCCTACTTTCCAAAAAGGGATAGGGTTGAAGTTCGATGACTTATACCTTAAAACATGGGGGTAAACCCTCATCAAATACCTCCTATTATGTTTATCCAAAGACAGTTTTAAATATTTATCCTTGATCATGTATTCCACTTTACGTTCATTGAGTGAAAAACAATGTGCTGTCGTTTTAGATTCCGGTAGGGAGAAATTTCTGAATTTGATGCCATGTATCCCAGAAATGCTGGAAACATCATTAATTATATCGACATGCTTTTTTAGTCCAATTCTTTTGATGCGCTGCATACTAGAAGAGTTTGATGTGCTACTGCTGTTCACAGGATCATCCTTCATTTTGAAGTCCTGTTCATTTGACGATTCGTAAGAAGAACTGAAAGAAGATGGAAATGGTTCGCTGATGTTAACACTTCCAATTAGTTCATTCGTTTTCTTAGATTTCAATAGTATTTTATGTCTTAATTCTGTGGGTGATGGTAATCTATCAGTTGTCCCAACAAAGTAAAGCTGCTCTGCTAAAACCTCTCTCATTATTAAACTCGCCGATTTCTGATTGTCCTTATTGCAATTTATTTCTAATGAAATAATTAAAGGGTACGGAGACGTTATGAAAGCGTACTTCTTTATCACACGTATTACAGTTCTTAAAGGAATAGCCGACGTTAAAAATCCATGGCATACCACGGGTCCGTTTTCACCATCCCAAATATCAATTTCTACACATCTACAACCTTGTTGCAGGACTTGAATATAACCCTCCACTGATGGTGTTTCTGCAATTTGTTTCCCCAATAGATACGTATTATGTGAAGATGCAATAAAGTAATGATTCAAGGGCTTCGAATATAACTCCTCTTTGACGTCGACCAAATATGGCTGCTCTTTCAAGAACTTAGTAAAACCATCTTTCCCCATTTCATGCTGACTTGGTTCTCTATATTTAACGAACAGGGACCATGTAGTTTCACGATCGACCTGCTCATGTTGCTCCGCAAttaaaaattgaaagaaactTTCAAATGATAAATGTGAATGCGGAGGTTTTGTAATTTTAGACCAAATTATATTTACCTCTTTCCTATTCTTTAAAATCCTaacaaacttttcaaaCTCAAAATAATTCAATAACCCATTATGGTTGATATCTGCcaactgaaaaaattgcaaCAATTGGCCTGTCGACACATAAGTATGAAATTTGTCACACAGTTTCTTCACATCCGTGAAGCTCAACGtatcctttttttcatcttcttccttctCAGAGACAGTTATCTGCCAATGTATCCTGGCAAATTGGGAATTATCCGGCAAAAGTATGCTTTCCATTAATTCCCTCCTTAACTTTACTAAGCCGCAAATGCAGCTCAAAAATCTGTTGAAGTCCAGTTCATTCAAAGCCACAACGTGTAATGCCTTCAGTTTATTTGAAACTTTGTAAATGATAGTGATCCAGAGTTTACTGTCTGACCTTAATCTTTTTGGATCAACCTCCTCTTGATAAGTACTTGCCATATCACCGATTCTAATGTCTTTAACGGAGTCTAACTCAAGGTACTTCGAGCCCTCTTTCCATATTATTTGTCCGTTGTTGTTGATTAATTTAAATTCataaaactttcttcttcttcgtgTTATCCTAATCATTCGGAGCCCTCTTTGTAATGCGCGACATAACGTGCTGAGATCATAGTCGTTTCTTAgttttttatcaacaagCTCATTTATGCAATGCGAATAAGTAAGGGGCCCCATATGAACTCTAGGTAACTCTGCTGGCCTTCTAAAAATGGACCTTATACTTCTCCTCACAGTGCTTCCATTGCTCACACTTTTATGGCCTGCATTTAATGAGTGCTGGAAAGAACTGTAACTTGTAGAGACTATAGCATTGCCCTTTtgtgttattttcttttgaccTTCACATGAATGGCTTTGTAGCTCCCTTGTAAGATTCAATCTTTGGTCATCTATTGAACTTTCAGTCATTCATACACAATGCGTGAACAGCCCTACTGCTATATCTTTATGattctaaattttcaatatctgaATCTGCTGACGCTATTTATGTTGTAGTGCTTATACTATTTTTCTTAACGTCGGGTAAAAGTGCCAAAAACTGTAAATGAGAACGTGCGGAATCTTCATGAATTATTTAAGATCACATGAATAATAAGttattcaaaataatattacaaAATCTATAAACAAGGCATACTCACACGAATGTGAGTAAATTTCAGAGCTAGAACTAACAAGCTGGAGTTCTATCCGAGCGTCCTTTCTCTGGTGAAAGTAGTTGTGATAATGGGGTAGGCGGCCTCAGTTgggttcttcttcttgtagAAGGAACCCAGACTTGATTCCTAGAGGATGTGATTTTTGTTGGAGGAGTCCGAAAAACCTTTGCTACCGGTGTGTTTTCTACAGAGACTTTCATCGGCTTATCCTTGTATattggaatttttgaaggCAAGGATCGGTAATACTTACATTTatccttttcaatatcaagcACCGTTTTGTTCCTTGCCATCAAGGGTGTTTCTGTATTCAGTACTTCCGTTCTATATCGAGGTGCAATGAGGGAGCTTGTAGAGTTGGTATCATCATTACGATAAATACGAATATTGCTTTCGTCAGGCCCGTCATAAGGCAAAGGAGGAACACTGCTTAGTACCAATTTACCTTTGTTTGGAGATTCAGGATCAAAAAAGGGGTTGATTGTATTTGGTGAGTCCGGGCTTGTTGCAGGCCTAATATTCATCTTCTGCAGTAACGCTTTACCGAGTTTTCTGCCTTTCGGAACCACTGTTGTACTTGAAggattattattatcaatgTCATCAATGGTAACTTTCTCCTGAAAGTTATAGCTTATATTTCCAATAACACCATTCGGTCGATCAAAACCTAGCGATCTTGGTTTTggagtttttatttttttcgtgCCTATTTTATTCGAAGAGGAGGGTTTGATCAATATTTTATCTGCCGTAGGCTTGATGCTCAACCATCTTTGAGCTAGTTCATTCGTCTTTGATGCGACGCCAGCGTCTAAAAGTGAGAATTCCAATGCTctataaataatattgaatGTTTTAGAAACAGTTTtagatttcttttccaattgGTTCTCGAACCTTATGGTAATCTCTTTTGTGTACTTTGTTGTCAGTAACTTTGACTGCAGTCTTTCtatttcatcaagaatGTACAAGAGCTCATGGTttaaattgataaaaagtATATTCCAACGTTTGTCAATTAATtcaattttcaattctctAAATTCTGAGTTCATAAATCTATAATCTTTCATTATCAGCtcgtattttttttgaagaatggtTTGCAGAATAGTAATCTTGGTTATATTCCGATGCCCAAATTGTACAATCCTTTGAGGTAAAATATCAGTTAAGCTTTTCTCGATTGGtgggatttttttttttagattcAAGAACTTTCTCGATAAGATATCTTCTGCCGCAGAGAACTTCGGTATTTTTGGCTCAGTGGTCTCTGTGTGCGTTCCTAATAGCTTAACTAGTTGTTCCAAGGTAAACGATGGAGTATGCCGTATTGGAGATGcaaatctttcttcttgaatttcGAGACAGTGTGATATATTCGTATTAA
The DNA window shown above is from Saccharomyces mikatae IFO 1815 strain IFO1815 genome assembly, chromosome: 6 and carries:
- the PLC1 gene encoding phosphatidylinositol phospholipase C (similar to Saccharomyces cerevisiae PLC1 (YPL268W); ancestral locus Anc_6.3), which produces MTESSIDDQRLNLTRELQSHSCEGQKKITQKGNAIVSTSYSSFQHSLNAGHKSVSNGSTVRRSIRSIFRRPAELPRVHMGPLTYSHCINELVDKKLRNDYDLSTLCRALQRGLRMIRITRRRRKFYEFKLINNNGQIIWKEGSKYLELDSVKDIRIGDMASTYQEEVDPKRLRSDSKLWITIIYKVSNKLKALHVVALNELDFNRFLSCICGLVKLRRELMESILLPDNSQFARIHWQITVSEKEEDEKKDTLSFTDVKKLCDKFHTYVSTGQLLQFFQLADINHNGLLNYFEFEKFVRILKNRKEVNIIWSKITKPPHSHLSFESFFQFLIAEQHEQVDRETTWSLFVKYREPSQHEMGKDGFTKFLKEQPYLVDVKEELYSKPLNHYFIASSHNTYLLGKQIAETPSVEGYIQVLQQGCRCVEIDIWDGENGPVVCHGFLTSAIPLRTVIRVIKKYAFITSPYPLIISLEINCNKDNQKSASLIMREVLAEQLYFVGTTDRLPSPTELRHKILLKSKKTNELIGSVNISEPFPSSFSSSYESSNEQDFKMKDDPVNSSSTSNSSSMQRIKRIGLKKHVDIINDVSSISGIHGIKFRNFSLPESKTTAHCFSLNERKVEYMIKDKYLKLSLDKHNRRYLMRVYPHVLRYKSSNFNPIPFWKVGVQMVATNWQTNDIGQQLNLAMFQILDHQADGSFKSGYVLKPKKLLPIVTKAKMIPLLYDHFEKDNDPVTVKIRILSTQLLPRLNDTSPSRNNTNSFVRVEFHTDHDPVTPVSIDKGTRISGTEASTKSSQGNGFNPIWDAEVSITLNDTDLTFIKFMVVSEEAPIASVCLKLSHLRMGYRHIPLFNMEGEQYIFCTLFIHTLIL
- the KAR9 gene encoding Kar9p (similar to Saccharomyces cerevisiae KAR9 (YPL269W); ancestral locus Anc_6.4), translated to MDFGGAAMNNDGTKTVTIGCDLQESFCERLERIHDTLYLIKDCNSLDEETTSISEALLIQFYDDLENAALAIPDLVNEKRLGKEDILSFLNWLLLKKNLLYQFINDVHDIEKGFAHLLDLLEDEFSKDDQNRSKYNQFSPMFDVIEECTQIKSQLEPWMTNLKELLDTSLEYNEISKDHMDTLHKIINTNISHCLEIQEERFASPIRHTPSFTLEQLVKLLGTHTETTEPKIPKFSAAEDILSRKFLNLKKKIPPIEKSLTDILPQRIVQFGHRNITKITILQTILQKKYELIMKDYRFMNSEFRELKIELIDKRWNILFINLNHELLYILDEIERLQSKLLTTKYTKEITIRFENQLEKKSKTVSKTFNIIYRALEFSLLDAGVASKTNELAQRWLSIKPTADKILIKPSSSNKIGTKKIKTPKPRSLGFDRPNGVIGNISYNFQEKVTIDDIDNNNPSSTTVVPKGRKLGKALLQKMNIRPATSPDSPNTINPFFDPESPNKGKLVLSSVPPLPYDGPDESNIRIYRNDDTNSTSSLIAPRYRTEVLNTETPLMARNKTVLDIEKDKCKYYRSLPSKIPIYKDKPMKVSVENTPVAKVFRTPPTKITSSRNQVWVPSTRRRTQLRPPTPLSQLLSPEKGRSDRTPAC